GCTTCCGTCCCAGGACCAATAATAATATCTATATTGTCTTGTGTGTAGGGATTACCTGCTTTACCAATTTTAAAAATCTTCCCGTCTTTAATACCAATATCTGCTTTAATAATGCCTGACCAATCAAGAATCAAGGCGTTGGTGATCACCACATCTACTGCACCATCAGCATTTGAAATGGGGGATTGTCCCATACCATCCCGAATCACCTTACCACCACCGAATTTAACCTCTTCCCCGTAAAGCGTACCACCATAGGTTGTGTAGTCTTGTTCCACTTCAATGAACAAATCCGTATCAGCAAGACGGATGCGATCGCCAATCGTAGGACCAAAAGTATTGGTATATTCCCGTCGGTTCATAAAATAACTCATGTTTAATATCTTTGTAGTATCCCAAGAGTAATCACTTTGTATAAAGTAAACCGTAGGGTGCGCTAAGGCTTTGCTATAGCGCACCGCCATATAACATCGTGCGCTATAGCGCTTTAATCATGTTTTTCGTGACAAATCATATCAAAATATGCGCCAAACACAACGGCAAAAACGATTTAGAACTCCTAGAAGGAGTCGGATCTGAATAGATTTGGAATTGGTTCATCAAGGCAAAATGACGCCCGTTTTCTTTGGTAGTGCCATTACCAACTTCGGGGTTGAGTTATTCTTAAAATATTTTCTTGAGTATACGCTCAAACCTGGTCCTTATAGTACCACAGTTGGTGAAGTGACTCCTATATATCCAGAGTTTTCTGGATTTGTCTTCAAATTTCAAGCAAACATAGACCCGAAATATCGCGATCACGTCGCCTTTATCCGTGTTTGTACAGGCAAATTTGATTATTGACGGCAAACAGCAGTTTGCCAAGTTGAATGATTGTTTTGTGTCCTTAGTAAGTTATGATACTGCCTAGCCGAGTGAGTTTAGCAATAATGCGGAAATATTTTTGAGATAAGGAGGTTACCGAGTATGTGTTGATTATGCTCTCGAAATATAACTAATACCAATTCTGTATGAGGCTGCGCTCTATTTCTCCACAGGGTGAAGGGGCTATACAAACAAAGCCTGCCTCCGCAGGCTAAAGATTTAGCGCATCTTCAGAAAGAAACAATATAACCCAAGTAGGTCTCAATAATTGATTTGAACTGTACAGATTATTTGAGTTTTTAGGAGATAATTTGATGGCGCTGAAAGCCTTAGACCTATTTTGTGGAATGGGTGGTTTATCTTGGGGATTAAAGGGAACAGGAGTTATCGAACCATTATGGGCAGTAGATAATTCTGAGCCTGCACTTGCTCTTTACAAGCGTAACTTACCCAATACTCAAGTATTAAATCTTGACCTTTCTAAACTTTCAAATATCAAAATTTTATTTGAAAAAATTCAATTTCATGGTGGAGTTGATTTAGTTGTTGGTGGTAGTCCATGCCGAGGCTTCACACAAATTCGTAATGGTCAGGATACAGATTCAGATCCACATAATCGGCTAGCAATCAAGTTTGCTGATATTATACGTGAGTTAAACCCGCTTGCCTTTATTTACGAAAATGTACCTCAGCTAGAAAATTCTAGAGTGTTTCAGCGATTTCTGGGCAGATTGAAAGGACGAAATAGCTATCGAGTAGCCCATGCAGTAGTAGAAGCAGCAAATTTTGGAAATCCTTCTCGACGAACCAGATTGTTTGTATTGGGTATTCGATGTAATGTGGGGCGGGTTCCAATTATTCCAAAAGGATTGGATATTCCTCATTATCATTTTTGGTGGCAAAGAGATGAGCAGAACGGGAAAATAGTTTACTATCCAAAGCTTGAGGAACCTTGGCTTGCGCGTTTGGTTGATCCAAATGACCTGCAATTAGTCAATGTAGAGCAGGCAATATCAGATCTGCCAATATTGGAAACTAAAACTCCTGGCAATAATTGCTTTTACTCAACTCCTCCTCAAAGTGCCTATCAAAAATGGGCAAGACAGCATTTGCAGGAAACTGATGGTCATGCAGTTCCACGTATATTACCAGAGACCAGAATGCGATTGAAAGCGGTGATTCCTGGGGGTAACTGGAGAGATTTACCTGAACCCTTAACTTATAAAATCCCTAGTGATTCAACCAGTGGTAAGCTGAGGCGCAAGCACTACAGTGCTTACCGTCGGCTGCTTCCAGAAGGTCACAGTCCTACAGTGCAAGGTCATGCAGATTTTGCTTACCATTATCAGTATGAAAGAACCCTTACCCCTCGTGAGTTGGCTCGATTAATGGGCTTTACAGACGATTTTCGGTTGGGACACGAGTACTGTTCAGTCGTCCAAGCAATTGGTAATGCTGTACCTCCTATACTGGCGAAGGCGATTGCTGAATCATTGATTAGACAGCTAGACGATTGTTAACCAACTGGGTTACTAAAATTGACATTCAGTTGCAGAACTACTTTGTGAAAATTTTGTAAATTTAATCGCTCGAAGAAAAGTAAGGCTGAAGCAGCCCAGATTAAGTAAATTCTTAATTGTATGACTGCAATCAGTTAATTTAATTAGTGAATTTTTAAAGTACCTCTGGTAAATACCTAGAAAAGGTGGATATCTTGTATTTAGTAAGCTATAAACAGGATAGAGTGTATGCCAGCAGAGCCATCACTACCAGATGCTGTTCATATAGCTTTTGGTCTCGATGTAACAGGTATTTCGTCGGTAACACCATCCTTGGCAACAACCTTTCAGGAAAACTTCAGTTATAGATACCAACAGCAAGAAACAGCAGATCAACCCAAAGACGATGATCCAAATGAAGCTCAAGCCTGTGTAACTTTAGTTAGACAGAGTTTGACAGAAGAACCGTGGGGAGAGATTTTCAGAGGGAGTTTTAATTCAGAAGTAAGACACCAAGTGTTTGAACGAATACTTGGATGCTTAAAGAGAAATAGTAACTCAATACAAATACATACACTAGAGAAAGACTTAACTTATTTATCTGCTCTAAGTATTTCTAAAAAACGTCAATTATTTATTAGTTTTCCTGTTTCTCCAGTTTCTCTAGGTATACTTTTAGTTATCTATTATGCACATCTTTTTAGAGAAGAAAGAGATATTTCTCATACTCATCATGCAATATCAGCTAAAGATTTTGTTATTTGGATTCGACCTCAAGATAATGGTAAAGTCTCCAATTTAAGGACAACAAGGGCATTTAATCTCATAGAAAGAGAAGATACTCATTGCGCTCTAAGTGAGAAAATTGCTTGTTTACCTGCTTATAAATTTGAGGAATCATCCCAAAGTCAACGCCTAAGAGTTGTTATGGTGCGATCGCTTTCAGAAGCTGTTGAATTATTTAAGGAGTCTCAATATTGCTCTCTAGTTGTAATTGATGACCCATCAGGACAAACTTACCCATCTCCATCTAGCTATGGAACTGAAGCGTTTAAGTTAGCGAGCCTTTGTAGACAAAAACAAATTCCTATGGTGGGTATTGTTCCTCCTTGGGCAATGAGAGATATTGAATACCGCGAAAAAAATCACCCCTGGGGAATTTTACTTTGGCCTGTAGACTTCTTCGCTCTACGTTCTTATCCAGCAGATAGGGGTCTTTTTGCTAACGGCGGAACACTTCACCCTATTGAGGAGAGTTATTTACTGCTAGAAAGAAAACGCCTGTCTTTAAAAGAGGCGCAAGTAACTATTAAAAGTTTTAACTTTAATACGGAAGATGAAGAAAAAATCTCAGAATTATTTCAAGAATCGTCAGCTTTACTAATCGATTTGGCAAAGCAACCTCAATTGAGGATAGTTGGAGTAACAGGATGGGAAATATGGCGACATCTCTCTGCTCCAGTGTTACCCTTTTATTTACTATGGGGAAAGTTTATTGAAAGTAAGCTTAAGCATTTACAAAATACTGTGAGTAAATCCAAAGATGACAAGGCACTAACTTTATATAACCTTCTAAGCTCTCTTGCGCTCAGGCTACAAAGACTCAATTCTAACCCCTTTATAGAAATTATTAAAGCATCTGATGTAGACACTATCGTTGCAGTGGAAGATGCAGAAAGAGCTAATGCCTTAGAAAAGTTTTTAGGAGAATACTCCGGTTATTCTATACCTCAAATTTTACCACTCAGCGAAATTCGAGGATTTGGTGGAAAAAAACTTATAGTTATTGGTCAGCCAAAGGCTTGTTACCGTGATATACTCCAAACTACTTTCTTCCGGCATATAGATGTTTTAATGTGGTCAGTATTATCTGAACGTGCCGAGCGGTGGTGGAGCAATCTGGAAGTTGATGCTAGAGAATTGCACCGTAAAACTTGGCAGATATTAACTGAAAAAACACAAGTAGGACGTTATGGTTTTAGTTCGGAATATACATCAGTTCAAGTAGTTAATACAGGAACGGCAAAGTTAACTAAGAATATTAATATATCTGAACTAGAAGAAAGTTTCAGTAACTTGAGTGGAAGTGTTCTAGACACAGGTTTAAAAAATTATCTTTCAAATAATTTGGAGTCCCATTATCTAGTTGAGTTTGAACGTGGATTAAAAATCAGGGTAGCACCTGGTAGTGATTTTTTGGTGTTATCAGGTAAAAAAGCTCAGGTTGTTGCTGTCAGAGAAATAACTGCTGAAACAAAAGTTATTTTATTTGATGGCATGACCCGTGATGAGTTGTTTGCTCAAAAGGCTGGTTTATTGGAAGATACCAAAGTTAACTATCTTTATCGCATACAGTTAGATGCATGGCGCGAGCTAGTAAAGCAGCAGGTTAAAAAGTTAAATGTGCGAACTGTATGCCGAGAAATTCTGCGTGAAACGGGTATACCTATTGGAGAAGAAACGATCCAGTATTACTGGATAAATGGTGATGACCTCCTCAGTTTACCTCGTGAACAAGAGCATTTCTTTTGGTTTTTACCACCTCTGGCTCGTTCAGGGTTTGAAGAATTTTGGCTAAAGGCTAATGACCTGAGAATTAAGCGTAGACAACTTGGTCAAGTTATATCTGCTTGTGCTCAAGAGGGATGGAAGGAGAGGAAATCAGACGAAATTGTCTTTCAATACGAGCAAGTTTTTATAACTGTTGGTGAATTGCGAGATGCCATGTTGGTGTTAAAAGTAAAGTCTAAACCTCAAATGATTCGTCAAAAACCTGAGTATCCAATAAATCGACTTTTTAGATAAGGTGCAGGAGTAATTTATGAAGCCAGAAGATATTCTCAGTGATACAGGTTTGAATGTATCTGATTCTCAAAGACAAGAACAACATTTGCAATTTGTTGAAAATTTTTATCGGCGTATACATGGTCACATAACAGGAATATCTGACCATCGGAGTGTTATTACAGGCTCAACTGAACCTCGACGTTTGATGCCAACTGGTTATCTCTCAGCATTACCAGCAGTTTCATCAGTAAGTAGCCAACAACAGAATACTTTCCGTCCTAGTAATTGTGGTTTAGTAATTAACTTAGCTACAGATTGGGAGCAAAAGCAGTTACCTATAGAGTTAAAAATTCGCTTTAGTGTTTTCCTGCCTAAACTTGATTTAAGTAAAGCTGCGGATCGGTCATTAAGACCAATGTGGCAACGCTTTGATATAAGTGCTTCTATCAGTTCTATCATTCAGGATTTATTCGGCGATGGTTCTCCTACTCTTACTAAACTCAATCAGGATATTACAGACCAACTCATAAAGATAATTGAAATACATCAAGCAGATTCACAATCTTGGCTACTAGGACTTAATCCAATAATTGATGATTTAACCGGATCCGAATTTATCTTAGATCAAGATAAAAATTATAAAGAATTACAAGCTGAACTACGTAAGCGAATTACTAACAAAAAAAATAAAGGTAAAAATGACAAGACTACTGCTGACAGTGATATTCCGTTAGGTCAAGTTTCTCCTGTTAATTTCAAGGTTACAGTTGAAGCACAAAAACGAACTTTAGGAGGACAAACGAGACTACGTCTATTTTTGAGAAATAAGAGTGACCAGATAGCTATTTTTGGCGATCCCAGAGATACAGGTTTATTTGGAGCTTGCCTGGAAATTAAATTACCACAAGAAATGTGGCAGCCGATAGAACTATCTCGATTTAAAATATCTTACCAAGTGGACTCAACCGTTCCTGCTCAAGGAATTAACTGTACACCACAATTTGATGAGAATCAGGGCTTTGTTCGTATCTGGACTGAGTTTTTACCCATTTATTGGCAAAAGAGACTTT
This portion of the Brasilonema sennae CENA114 genome encodes:
- a CDS encoding DNA cytosine methyltransferase, producing MALKALDLFCGMGGLSWGLKGTGVIEPLWAVDNSEPALALYKRNLPNTQVLNLDLSKLSNIKILFEKIQFHGGVDLVVGGSPCRGFTQIRNGQDTDSDPHNRLAIKFADIIRELNPLAFIYENVPQLENSRVFQRFLGRLKGRNSYRVAHAVVEAANFGNPSRRTRLFVLGIRCNVGRVPIIPKGLDIPHYHFWWQRDEQNGKIVYYPKLEEPWLARLVDPNDLQLVNVEQAISDLPILETKTPGNNCFYSTPPQSAYQKWARQHLQETDGHAVPRILPETRMRLKAVIPGGNWRDLPEPLTYKIPSDSTSGKLRRKHYSAYRRLLPEGHSPTVQGHADFAYHYQYERTLTPRELARLMGFTDDFRLGHEYCSVVQAIGNAVPPILAKAIAESLIRQLDDC